From the genome of Prunus persica cultivar Lovell chromosome G8, Prunus_persica_NCBIv2, whole genome shotgun sequence:
TTTTTCTCTCCATCACCTGACTACACAATTACTTTGCTTATATGGAGCTCATTTAGAATTATAAGCCCCTATTTTCAGCATCAGGGAAAAGTAACGTTTCAAACAGCATGTTACATCTTTGGATTGAAAAGAcaataacaattttttttataacaaaaaattttaGAACTAATAGGAAGCATTCttaagaacaaataaaagctTCCAGGAACTGTCGAGGGATAGAAGGTAGGAAAACCAACACAACTAtaagaataattttttatttatttaaaaaaatagtacaaaACCCTGTCTGGTTTCttaatttgggtttttattgGACGATTCTGAATTTATATTCATCTTCATTTTGCATGCTTGGACCAATAACCTATATGAAAAAATACgcctaattttcttttataggaaaaaaaatgtctACCGCAGAATTGCTTATGTGAGACATACATTGCTACAGGCTCCCATCAATGAGCTGTATGATACAGTTCCAACTTGTATTCCTTGATTTCTAGCTTCTTGTAGGATTTCAAAGGCAGCATCTAGTTTTCCAACATGCCCAGCAACATCTATTAATGCACTGAGAAACATCTGTACGAACACCAGAAGCTTATGTAAGCAATCATGACATGTATCAGAGAGGAGTAATTTTAGTGATGATGACTGAATGCGAAGATCACATCAACGACAATAGATAAGCCAGCTGTTTTTCCCCTTCTAATTCCCGAGCTTATCTAAACCCTTTTAATTCCCTAGCTTATCTAAACCAACTAAATTTAGTGGCGACTAGATTTTGTAAAACTTAGACAGCACTAACACAATCCCAACTCCAAAATGACTTGCAAGTCAACATGTCATGGGAAAGATCTAATTCTGAAAAAATCACCTCATCAGGGACCACGCCTTTCCTAGTCATATCACTATACACATTGCACGCAAACTCCCAATCACCTGTCTGGCTGCAACAGTTAACAGCTATGGTGTAAACCTCGGAGGAGCCCTTTATCTTATATTTGTGGACCATCTTATATACTTCCCGTGCTCGATCAACCTACAAGAAATGCACCAATCTAAGTTGATTAAACATAAAAGTAAGACATAGGAGTAGAAACACCACATGCACCACAAATGTGAAGAAACTGACCCTGCAACTACTGTAAGAAAATGGCAAACCGTACCTGACCAGCATTTGCACATGCCTTTATTAGTGCACCGACAGTTGTGTGATCAGGTTCTATAGGTTGTGTTTCTGCCATCATCTCTCCTAAGACATCAAAAGCACGATCAACTGCTCCTGATTGACCACATGCAGTAATAAGCGCATTGAATACAACTCGATCTGGCTTCACTTTCTACTGCATGTAACATCTTATCAGCATTGAAACTTATTCACTATCCAGgaagaaacaagaaacaacATCCTTTCTCAGAAACAAAGAACTTGATAGAGTAATAGTAACTATGGATAGATATTGTAAAGTTTCTCATTCTAATAGTACCTTAGACCTCATTATCCCATAAGCACCAAAAGCCTTGGCCACTTCCCCAGCTCTGCCACAACCATCAATAAGTGCCCCATATGTGTGAACATTTGGTTCTACTCCAGCATTAACCATCTCATGAAAAACCtttgcagaagaaaaagataaatgtAGTTGAAATACTATGGGAAACGCAGAGAAAAACGGATATGCAGAGGTtatgttaaaaaatatatctaaAATTGAAGATAGCAATTTACCAACTGGGCACTCATTAGTTACAGGATTCATGAATGAAAAATGtaatgaagaaatcaatacTCAGCTTCAATGAAATCAAGTTTAAAGCTTCAGTAAATTCAAAAGGCTGGTACTCAAATTCTATTTGAGATGTAGATGAGATTTAATTATATCGAATTCAGGGATTACAAACAGAATGTCAACCTGATGGTCAAAgttttgtttaaagggatgGACATATCAGCTTCAATTCTTTCTACATATAAAGCAAGCCAAACAAGCAGAACTTGCCACCCTGGCAGCTACTGGGACTAAAATTGGTAATACAGTAaaacttcatttcagaaaTATTGGGCTAAAAACTCGAAGTATGCATGCCACTGAGAGctgaaagaaaccaaaatgaaAGATATCATACATCAAACATCGTGTAAACTTTTCCACTTTTACCGCATGTTGATATCAGAGTAGTATAAAGTTTGCAATCAGGCTTCATTCCAGCCTCCCGGACAAGTCGCAGAACATGGAAAGCTTCTAAAACCACAAAAAAGATATCAGGAACTTATTTTGCACCAAATAATTAATAGCTGTGGTAAATtgtataaatgaatttacCCTCTGAATCTTGAGAACTTGCACAGACAGTCATAAGCATATTATATGTACTCAAGGTTGGATTTGGAATCAGTTTGATGAAACGGAAAGCTTTGTCAACAGCCTTTTGCGATTTGCAGATTTCAAAAAACCTTGCATGATAAACCTGATGCCAGAGAACTTAGTAAAATAGAGAAACCCAACATACAAGAACAAATCATTAACAGAAGGTTGCATCCTTACCTTATTCATATCCAACAAACCCCTTCTTTCCAAATCTTCAAGCAATTTTAAAGAGTCGCCTAGCCTAAGAAGCCCATATTATTCAATGATCAGCTTCTAGAAAAGAAATTTGGAGAAGGGGAAAGACTGCTACGTGAAAATTCAAATCTAGGGGTTTATATTAGTACTATTTAGAGTTAAATTGCATAAAACTGTGTTTCtacagagaaagaagaagaggaagtaCACGGATTCACTTTGGTTAATTATATCTAGTCATTTCAAACCAGTGCAAACTCCTTTTCAAAAACCAAATCCATTTTGTTAAACTCCTAAAGCCAAATGGACCATAAAGGTATTTTATAACATATATGTGAAAGATAACATGTACCTCCCATCCTTTAGCAAACGATGGTAAGCACTTAATTGCTCTGATAGAAGATCTCTGTCATTTGTATGAATCCCATGAGGGTGGGGAAACTGGGTCATAGTCCCAGAATTCTTTTTAGGCAAATGTCTTACTTCTTTGTCGCTTGAATATCCACTGCCTTTTCCCAAGTCCTTTCTGCTGCGGGTATGGCCTTCTATAGACTCTGAACAAACACTCTTCTTCAGAAAATAGGCCAAAAGTAcatttatttctcaaaattaccATACAAGTATCAAAATATGGTCTTTCTTTCATGGCATTACCTGTAGTGTGATGGGAAGCTTGTGGTATTAAATCCGCCCCTGTCACAGTGATGTTCctcaaaaaagaagatggcTTTTTACCATTCAAGCTTGCTACAGATTTCGTCTCAGACTTGTTCGACTCATAAAACATGTGAAGCTCTTCTCTCACCGATTCTCTATTGAGTACATGAAAGCTAGTAGCTTCGCCGACTTCATCGCTTTCGCCAACTTCAACGCTTTCCTCATCATCTACAGGAACAGAAGGTGAAGCTACGCCAAAATTAGAATCACTCATTAATTTAGAGAACTCGTCAGAAATTGGGTCACGACCACCATCTTCAGACCGTTCACCCATTAATTTAGAGAACTCTTCCGAAATTGGATCATAATCAACATCTTCAGACCGCTCTGGCTGCTGCAACTGAGTCAACTCAGTGGGAAAACGAAGCGGTTGAAGCACTGCGGTTGATTCAAACACTAAAGGCGCAAGAGACTCCTGCGCAGAATTGTGAAATTGCAGCACCGGTGCCTCTATTTCTTCAATCTTTCCGTTCAAAGCATCAAAACCAAGAATCTGATTTTCGCGGATTGGTAGCTGGCTACTGACCTCTTTGGCGTCTCTAACCTCTCTGAGCTCTCTAACTCTAGCATCGAGATTCTTCTTGGACTTGAATGGCCGATTGAAGTAGACGACGGAGACAGCAGAGAAGGTAACGATGGCGACGACGACGAGAAGCGAATGCGGGTCCAGAGAGGCCTTGATGAGAAACTTCGAGGGAGGGGAGCGATGGTCCCCGGCCAGGCTTCGGCGTTTTCTAAGAGAGCGAAGATCGCCGGAGAGCGGTCGGAGACTATGGCCACCGCAGCCGAGGAAGTGTCTGCGAATTGATGGgagagaggaggagaaggaagaagaagaagaagaagatagagGAGTGCATGAGATTAGTGTTAAGGTTTGAGGCTTGGCAGAGAAGCTCATCTCCTCGGGAGAGACGAAGAAGAGCAGAGGAGGAAGCTCTGTGTGGCCTATCAGCTCTGTGAGGGAGTGAcgagagtgagagtgagagaagcTCTCATATCATGATTCATAACCAACTGCCTGGTCCTCTCTTTATTTAATCTGTTATTTTGCTCATCCATATGTTGCTGACGTGGCGCAATTCCTGGTTACAGTTTggcttttattattttatttatatttattttgtttcgtTCGTTTGctggtttcaatttttttcctgTTGGGGCCAGTCGTATTTGCCGCGGATTTctttaattcttttattgGCCCAAGAAAAAGCCCAATCCAAAATCTCTTTagccttttgttttgttttgtttttttttgtttttccagcaCAAGTGAGGTCTAAACTACAAAAAGAGGTGTTTGGAGGCCAATTTAGCAtaattttcctaattttttggAATGATTACATATTAGAttttaaatgatgaaaagatCTATATAGAGGACAAAATGCCATGAAAACCTCATGTCTACACCTAGCTTCGTCCCTGCTCATGCATTGCAATCAAAACACCTAAATTGTGAACCTAGTTTCGTCCCTGCTCACGTATTGCAATCAAAACACTTCAATTGTGAATCGTGGGCAACATATATTTAGGTCAATCTTTGACCGCGGGTTCATAAGTAGGGGTAGACATGTAAATTACAATATAGTTCATAATTAACTAAGTATGTTTGCCTAGTTTGATGGAAGTTGGTCATGTAATGGAATTTACAATTGTAAGGAGAGGAAAGTAGAGTATGGCACCCATAGAGAGTTGTTTATGGAAGATGGGGTTTGATATAGTTTTTGTAAACTTACAATTAGACTTGACTAATGTAAAAGAGACATGATTATTATTTACTAAATTCCGATCCATGCAAGTTAGAACATGTATGTTGAACATACAAGTAGAAGATCGAATTTGGTAGCTAGTATGTAGTCCGTGCtaacttaatttattttttttatcctaTTTACCTTATAAGGAAATGTTATGATCATACTTCATCGTCCAATAAAACGTACGTACTTATAACTGGCATATTCGATATTCGTGTTGAGAATATATAATTGTCTTTTATTACAATGCATCTCACTTATCCATGCAAGTGGTTAATTATGGTTTTCTAATatggcttttattttttgtttttgttttttcaattggATTAGGGGGTATGAAGTGGAAGaaatagaaaggaaaaaattatatattaatgactATAAAAATATTAACTAAACCTTAAgaataatttcaaaatgaatatgtaaaaagggagtgtaagtggacgAAAgaggagtgggaaaatcagcacccaaaaaaattatgtattaaTCACTATACAAATTTCCTACCTTTCTATTTCTTATattaattttcactttttgttgtAAAGTGTAATGGGAAGTGCATTTTTTGAGCAAACAAACATAGAGGAGAAATCATTCTCAACATCTCTTGTAAAGGTCATAACCTCTCAAATAATTCTCAATATAAAGAGAGATGTTATAttaattctcacataattaAAGAGAGCTAGCTAGTATTTCAAaacaagaaatgaaaaaaaatataattaaaagaataatattgacataaaaaattttattGGTCATAAATATCAATAAACTATATCATTAAATTATTGCACATTCTGCTGAGCATATATTAAGCATTTtctcaataaattaatttgcTAATCAAACAGGATGTGTCAATTAGTACATTAATTTCTCCCCAATAtgtttgaaaataaagaaagttaaaagaatttcataaaaagaaaattttaaatgaaattgGTAAGTgtcaaaatttcatttgttatGAGGAGGAGCGCCTCCTCAAATTTAAGGAGCCAagctttttattatataaaactCTAAATCAAAACACATAAAATGTCATTAATTTGATTAGCCAAACGGCATAGTTGCGACAACCACTGGACTCTTGATgattaaaatacaaattagCTAATGCTTATTAAAACCCTCATCACCATATATAAAAACTTCACAGAAAACCTCCACCAAGATTAGGGTTCCAGTCACTGAGAAACATAGGATCGCCATTGAACCCAACATTGTTAGGCTGGTCTGGAGGAGCCTGCATAATAGACTCAGCTccattgaaattgaaaccaaGATTGTTAGGATGATCAGGTCCATTGAAATTGAAGCCAAGATTGTTAGGCTGATCAGGAGGAGCCTGCATAACAGGCCCAGCTCCATTGAAATTGAAGCCAAGATTGTTAGGCTGATCAGGAGCCTGCAAAACAGGCTCAGCTCCATTGAAATTGAACCCAAAATTGTTTGGCTGGTCAGGAGCCTGCATAACAAAATCATTTCCATTAAAATTGAACCCAACATTGTTAATCTCAGGATTAGCCAAACCTTGGAGGCCAGAAGGCCCAGCAGCAGCACTGGAAGAAGAGCTccccacaaaaaaattattgtgagCAGGGTTTGCACTTTGGGCAGCAGCACTAGAAGAGGATCTccccacaaaataattattgtgAGCAGGGTTTGCACTTTGGGCAGCAGCACTAGAAGAGGAGCTccccacaaaataattattttgagcAGGGTTTGCACTTTGGGCAGCAGCACTAGAAGAGGAGCTCCCCACATAAACATTAGGATTGTGAGGAGGGTTTGCAGTTTTGGCTGCAGCAAGTTTCTGTTTAGCCTGATCAGCCACTTTGGACCTCAACTGCATAAGAGAAGCCCTCAGAATCTCCATCGTGTCCAAGTCCAACTCCTCCACTGGTCCCTGCAACCCGCACTCCGCTTGGCTGGCCTTCAATAACTGGGTCAGCTCTTCCCCCCGCTTCCTTTCGCCCTCGATGCGCTCCATCACCTGTGTGAGCTCAGCGTTGAGCTCATTCAGAGTCGTGTGGGAGCACGCCTCAACGATCTGCTGCATATCGTGATTAAGGGGCTGACGAGAGGGTCTGCCCTCATACTTGTCCAACACCTCCTCGATGGACGGGTGGCCAAAGCAAAAGGCCTTCTTGCCTGGCGAGAAGACAATGAGGCCGAGCTCTGTACCACACAGGGTACTGAGCTCGCTGGCCTTTTTGAAAAGTCCTGCCCTTCTCTTGGAGAATGTGACTTGGAGATTGGTCTCATTCTCCATTTTCACCATCTGCAATTTTTGGCGACCCCTACATATCCTTGGCATGGCTAACCCTTGGTTTGTTGTGTATGTCCGGTGGGCTTAAAGGGGGTATTTATTGACGCTTGTGTACATAgcaatttagggtttagaaggTTAATCTGACCTAAATAATTATCAATCTTTGCTGTCATTGTTCTTTTCTAATTTGTATATGTAGTTACTGAGATACTAGTTTGGGAGAAATTTAAATCCTTTTGTTCTTAGCATACATGGTAGGCACTTCATGAATTTTTATACACTAAATACCATTCTAAACTATTACACTCATTTCTTACTCACCAGTCACaacacatgcatgcatgagGAAAAGTGCCAGACAATTGCTAGATTGCCTATAATCTTATCCTCCTCCTTACTTCATTCTTGGCTTTGTTCGGAGTttccaaagaaagaaattttgataaaatatgaCAACACAAATTAAATCTAGAAATTTAATGTTAAGCGAGGAGATAAGAGCATCTACACAATAATACTACCGTATCACCAGCTGGCATTGCTGATTGATACTACGGTCCAACAAAATTTAACTATATGTACATCTTTTACAGTCAACAACAAACCTAATAGATTGTCGTTAACACTtaaccaccatcaccatcgctgagaaaaatacaaacataTACTCCCttggaaaaatacaactcaaaacttgcatatatattttaaactaaaatttaactaaaaaataaagagcatgattgtagatgctctaaGAAGGTGGTTTAAGGAGCCCATTGCGTATGCTCTAACAAATTATTAATCATACTAGACTTGggaatttaattaattaaagggtttttattttatttttttggcaataTGACTAGCAATATGTTCTTCCTTTCACGGCAATATGAATTTTTCCTTCCACAGACTCTAAATGAACACCCTTACATAAAGTCAGTAACTTCggaaactcaaattttcaGGGACTTTAGAAAAGTATGcccaaaaaaatacatttataCATTTCTCAAATTTACCATACCAAACGACGGCCGGTCTTCCTTTCAAGTTTCATGGCATTACCTCAGTAGTGTGATGGGAAACTTTTGCACCTGTCACCTGCTACAGATTTCATCACAGACTTGTTTGCCTCATAAAACATGAAGCTCGCCTATTCTCCAAGAAGTACATGAAGGCTAGTAGCTTCACCAAATTCACCAATTAACTTCAACACTTCCCTCATCATTGACACAAATAATGCTCCCGTAAACACGAAATTCCACCTTTAGTTGAAGCACTACGGTTGATTCAAACACCAAAGGTTAAAAAAGACTCTTGCGTAGAATTGTGAAATTACAACATCGGGtttaagagcacttccacccatTTTTCATGGTTAAAAATAAGGGGAGGCAAGGGAATTACTATTCACGTAAATAGTGTCTGCCctagcaatttttttgacGCATTCCCATCCATTGCCACGGCAACCTAATGGCAACCACTATTTACATGAGATATGATGAGATGAATATGTATGgattttggtgtgggaagtgaaaaaCATGGCtaagtatttatagaaaaaataaaataaaattcctggtattttttctaattttttggtatttaaatTGACCGCTGATATCAACATGACGTCAACTTGTCCAGGCCCCAGGCAAGTCTTGCCTTTGAACTTGCCCAGTTTCATGAAGCCCACTTCTTGCCATGATAATTTTTCCTTGGTGAGAAATGTTTTTAGATCTAAACCCCTTTTGCCATAACTCtaattcttcaaattttcatttcataagGGACAAAACCAAGAACTTGCTGCTTGTGGATTGGTAACTGTTAGTGTTGTCGGAGGattttttacataaaatttCCCAAACACTGATGGACCTAAATGGAGACCTAGCTATCAGTGCaagcttttgttttcattttttttaggctattgtatgttttatttaatcaCAGTTAGGCCCAAATAATTGCAAtgcaaaatctttttacccaattttattttccaccATGGTTTATATTTTCCACCAACCtatcatttttttcctttgttttggtTATACCATATAGAAGGGAGGAAAAGATAGTGATTTATTGTAATGCTATGTTTGAAAACATTTTCTCTTCACTTGAGTTAACACCCAGAGTGCCTATTAGCCTATATAGTAATCCTATCCTCCTCCTGAATATGTCTTTGGTTGGAGTtgccaaagaaagaaatttatattaaatatgaCAACACAGATTAAATCTGGAAATTCAAAGTGTTAGGTGAGGAGAtaacaaataattaatcatAATGGACTTGGCTATTTACTTAATTAAAGGTTAACTTAGGAACttgttttgttgaatatttgtCCGACATTGGAagcttaaaaaaattttacttTGGTTTATAAGGAGCTGAGTCACTCTCCCCTCctcaccccaaaaaaattaccaattaattttaaagtggaacctcaacttcctttatGGTATCAAAGCTCAAATAAAagacattttgaatttgactACCGAAGGTGAAAGAtttaatatcatttttttactttccataatgaaaataatgaaaactaAGTACGTGTATGGTAAACCCTAGGATCCAAAGACAATTCGAAAATAATTTGGTAACTTAATGATTATTTGCACAATATAAGTTAGAGCGCGTATGTTGAGCATGCACGTAGAAGATAGACTTTATAAGCTATTACGAAATCGGCACTGTTGTCATTCTCtacttaattattttttatcataTCTCTTATAAGGAAATCATATCATATCTCGTCGTGTAATAAATATACTTACAACTGGCATATTTGATATACGTATTGACTATATATAATTTCCTTTTAATAAAATGCACGTATGTTAAATAGGGTTTTGTGAGCTCACTTAGTAGCTACtttatttttcgttttttttttccgtaaatgataattttttttttctattgagTGAGAGGATTTAGGGGAGGTGGAGCAGAAAGAGGAGAGCAATCCacatataaagcaaaatgctTTTCTAGttaaattttcagaaaataaaaatccgaAATTGCCCccatttaagaaaaaatttcagaacacagccactccattttgaTGGGACAAATACGTCAAACAATAATCCTTAAaatgaagacaaaaaaaaagggggggggggATATAAGAGTGCATGCCAAATAATTTCCAACGAGTTatagttttaaatttatttttttggtttacgataaataaataaataaactactTCTGAGTTCCACCCACGTATATGTTGCTTCTCCTCTACATGCGGTGtctctcataatttttctTCCTAAAGTATGGTTAAGACTAATTTACCTCTCCACTTTTATGTTTGATTTCATCCCTTCAATATTACTTgtattactttttttctttattagttTTCACCGTTTGTTGTAAAGTGTAATGAGAAGTGTAGTTTTCAACTCTTAAATAAGTATAtgcttcttttcattttaaggATTTAGCAGTAGGCCTTGCGTGCATAGTCATACTTTCATTACTAGAAAACTTCAACATAAGCCATATACTCATGACTTGTATTAATGTTTGTTACAGATTATTCGCGGTGTTGGTTATAGATTGGACACAGATTATGTGACTGTGGTAAAAGCGAATGTTACTATTAAAATTCTGCCACGACAAAGAGTGTATATGGTTCATAAATAACTAATTGTGACTTAGATATTACAAGCCACTGATGCACAGTAACCGTGACCATTACACACTAAGGACCACTAT
Proteins encoded in this window:
- the LOC18768173 gene encoding pentatricopeptide repeat-containing protein MRL1, chloroplastic isoform X1 — protein: MSFSAKPQTLTLISCTPLSSSSSSSFSSSLPSIRRHFLGCGGHSLRPLSGDLRSLRKRRSLAGDHRSPPSKFLIKASLDPHSLLVVVAIVTFSAVSVVYFNRPFKSKKNLDARVRELREVRDAKEVSSQLPIRENQILGFDALNGKIEEIEAPVLQFHNSAQESLAPLVFESTAVLQPLRFPTELTQLQQPERSEDVDYDPISEEFSKLMGERSEDGGRDPISDEFSKLMSDSNFGVASPSVPVDDEESVEVGESDEVGEATSFHVLNRESVREELHMFYESNKSETKSVASLNGKKPSSFLRNITVTGADLIPQASHHTTESIEGHTRSRKDLGKGSGYSSDKEVRHLPKKNSGTMTQFPHPHGIHTNDRDLLSEQLSAYHRLLKDGRLGDSLKLLEDLERRGLLDMNKVYHARFFEICKSQKAVDKAFRFIKLIPNPTLSTYNMLMTVCASSQDSEEAFHVLRLVREAGMKPDCKLYTTLISTCGKSGKVYTMFDVFHEMVNAGVEPNVHTYGALIDGCGRAGEVAKAFGAYGIMRSKKVKPDRVVFNALITACGQSGAVDRAFDVLGEMMAETQPIEPDHTTVGALIKACANAGQVDRAREVYKMVHKYKIKGSSEVYTIAVNCCSQTGDWEFACNVYSDMTRKGVVPDEMFLSALIDVAGHVGKLDAAFEILQEARNQGIQVGTVSYSSLMGACSNAKNWHKALELYEYLKSTKIEKTVSTVNALITALCDGDQLQKAMEVLSEMKGFGLHPNSITYSILLVASEKKDDLEAGHMLLSQAEKDGVAPNLVMCRCIIGMCLRRSEKACSLGEPVLSRDRPQVDSKWASLALMVYRKTIVAGIMPTVEVISQVLGCLQLPYDASFKNRLIENLGVTAETSRPSNLCSLIDGFGEYDPRAFSLLEEAASLGIVPCVSFKASPVVVDARKLQLHTAEVFILTVLKGLKHRLAAGAKLPNMTILLPVEKTQIMSPKGKTINIAGRVGQSVAALLRRLGIPYQGNESRGKIKISGLAMKRWLQPKLASFTGKPGEFGSSQLQLGKGITHQQRNIRTGNLSLD
- the LOC18768173 gene encoding pentatricopeptide repeat-containing protein MRL1, chloroplastic isoform X2 encodes the protein MSFSAKPQTLTLISCTPLSSSSSSSFSSSLPSIRRHFLGCGGHSLRPLSGDLRSLRKRRSLAGDHRSPPSKFLIKASLDPHSLLVVVAIVTFSAVSVVYFNRPFKSKKNLDARVRELREVRDAKEVSSQLPIRENQILGFDALNGKIEEIEAPVLQFHNSAQESLAPLVFESTAVLQPLRFPTELTQLQQPERSEDVDYDPISEEFSKLMGERSEDGGRDPISDEFSKLMSDSNFGVASPSVPVDDEESVEVGESDEVGEATSFHVLNRESVREELHMFYESNKSETKSVASLNGKKPSSFLRNITVTGADLIPQASHHTTESIEGHTRSRKDLGKGSGYSSDKEVRHLPKKNSGTMTQFPHPHGIHTNDRDLLSEQLSAYHRLLKDGRLGDSLKLLEDLERRGLLDMNKVYHARFFEICKSQKAVDKAFRFIKLIPNPTLSTYNMLMTVCASSQDSEAFHVLRLVREAGMKPDCKLYTTLISTCGKSGKVYTMFDVFHEMVNAGVEPNVHTYGALIDGCGRAGEVAKAFGAYGIMRSKKVKPDRVVFNALITACGQSGAVDRAFDVLGEMMAETQPIEPDHTTVGALIKACANAGQVDRAREVYKMVHKYKIKGSSEVYTIAVNCCSQTGDWEFACNVYSDMTRKGVVPDEMFLSALIDVAGHVGKLDAAFEILQEARNQGIQVGTVSYSSLMGACSNAKNWHKALELYEYLKSTKIEKTVSTVNALITALCDGDQLQKAMEVLSEMKGFGLHPNSITYSILLVASEKKDDLEAGHMLLSQAEKDGVAPNLVMCRCIIGMCLRRSEKACSLGEPVLSRDRPQVDSKWASLALMVYRKTIVAGIMPTVEVISQVLGCLQLPYDASFKNRLIENLGVTAETSRPSNLCSLIDGFGEYDPRAFSLLEEAASLGIVPCVSFKASPVVVDARKLQLHTAEVFILTVLKGLKHRLAAGAKLPNMTILLPVEKTQIMSPKGKTINIAGRVGQSVAALLRRLGIPYQGNESRGKIKISGLAMKRWLQPKLASFTGKPGEFGSSQLQLGKGITHQQRNIRTGNLSLD
- the LOC18768142 gene encoding agamous-like MADS-box protein AGL62 — translated: MPRICRGRQKLQMVKMENETNLQVTFSKRRAGLFKKASELSTLCGTELGLIVFSPGKKAFCFGHPSIEEVLDKYEGRPSRQPLNHDMQQIVEACSHTTLNELNAELTQVMERIEGERKRGEELTQLLKASQAECGLQGPVEELDLDTMEILRASLMQLRSKVADQAKQKLAAAKTANPPHNPNYFVGRSSSSAAAQSANPAHNNFFVGSSSSSAAAGPSGLQGLANPEINNVGFNFNGNDFVMQAPPDQPNNVGFNGDPMFLSDWNPNLGGGFL